A stretch of the Rosa rugosa chromosome 5, drRosRugo1.1, whole genome shotgun sequence genome encodes the following:
- the LOC133711068 gene encoding uncharacterized protein LOC133711068 has translation MEILRVDEKFGTKPSSQSEGVVHWLHTGLSHSAGRAGKPIVKWIQKFPAASKTQLRNKVREMSDFVDTHWQICWSNVITEHSQAILNSLYSFYWNLTRNWELSWINMWLGA, from the exons ATGGAGATCTTAAGAGTTGACGAGAAATTCGGTACTAAGCCTTCATCCCAGTCGGAAGGAGTTGTTCATTGGCTTCATACAGGGCTGAG TCACTCCGCTGGTCGTGCTGGAAAACCAATTGTGAAATGGATTCAG AAGTTCCCAGCCGCGTCAAAGACTCAGTTAAGGAATAAAGTGCGAGAGATGTCAGATTTTGTGGATACCCATTGGCAG ATCTGCTGGAGTAACGTGATAACAGAGCACAGCCAAGCCATTTTGAACTCTTTGTACTCATTTTACTGGAACTTGACAAGAAATTGGGAGTTGAG